Proteins found in one Bacillus subtilis subsp. subtilis str. 168 genomic segment:
- the yyaR gene encoding putative acetyl-transferase (Evidence 3: Putative function from multiple computational evidences; PubMedId: 16579456, 23944997; Product type e: enzyme), protein MIMKMTHLNMKDFNKPNEPFVVFGRMIPAFENGVWTYTEERFSKPYFKQYEDDDMDVSYVEEEGKAAFLYYLENNCIGRIKIRSNWNGYALIEDIAVAKDYRKKGVGTALLHKAIEWAKENHFCGLMLETQDINISACHFYAKHHFIIGAVDTMLYSNFPTANEIAIFWYYKF, encoded by the coding sequence ATGATCATGAAAATGACTCATTTGAATATGAAAGATTTCAATAAACCAAACGAACCTTTCGTTGTTTTTGGGAGAATGATACCTGCTTTTGAAAACGGTGTTTGGACATATACTGAGGAACGATTTTCTAAACCTTATTTTAAACAATATGAAGATGATGACATGGATGTTAGTTATGTTGAAGAAGAGGGGAAAGCGGCTTTTTTATATTATCTTGAAAACAACTGCATTGGCCGGATTAAGATCCGTTCTAACTGGAATGGGTATGCACTAATAGAGGACATTGCCGTGGCAAAAGACTATAGAAAAAAAGGTGTTGGAACAGCATTATTACATAAAGCGATTGAGTGGGCAAAGGAGAATCATTTTTGTGGTCTTATGCTTGAAACCCAAGATATTAATATTTCAGCTTGTCATTTTTATGCCAAACATCACTTTATAATAGGTGCGGTTGATACGATGCTTTATTCCAACTTTCCAACAGCAAATGAAATTGCGATTTTTTGGTACTATAAATTTTAA
- the yyaP gene encoding putative oxidoreductase (Evidence 3: Putative function from multiple computational evidences; Product type e: enzyme), with the protein MTNNLKQRRIILDLAVTLDGFIEGKNGEVDWCIMDPDMGFTDFLNQIDTILYGRKSFDLWGQYIPKNEDPDTEKELWKLVHSKKKYVFSRTQNEIDNQAIFINDNILEEVNKLKKNPGKDIWLYGGASLITTFINLGLVDEFRLSIHPVVLGEGKPLFIDVKQRINLKMVNTRTFSSGVVQIVYHWNG; encoded by the coding sequence ATGACAAATAACTTAAAACAGAGAAGAATCATTTTAGATTTAGCAGTTACTTTAGATGGTTTTATTGAAGGGAAAAATGGAGAAGTTGATTGGTGTATTATGGACCCTGATATGGGGTTTACTGATTTTTTAAATCAAATTGATACTATTTTATATGGTAGAAAAAGCTTCGATTTATGGGGACAATACATTCCAAAAAATGAAGACCCTGATACAGAAAAGGAACTTTGGAAATTGGTTCATAGTAAAAAGAAATATGTTTTTTCCAGAACACAAAATGAGATTGATAATCAAGCCATATTTATAAATGATAATATTCTTGAAGAAGTAAATAAATTGAAGAAAAATCCTGGTAAAGACATCTGGCTATATGGTGGAGCGAGTCTCATTACAACTTTTATAAATTTGGGGCTTGTTGATGAATTTAGATTATCTATTCACCCTGTTGTTTTGGGAGAAGGAAAACCGTTGTTTATTGATGTAAAACAGAGGATAAATTTAAAAATGGTGAATACAAGAACATTTTCCTCTGGCGTTGTGCAAATCGTTTATCATTGGAATGGCTAA
- the yyaL gene encoding hypothetical protein (Evidence 4: Unknown function but conserved in other organisms) has translation MPNKSKPNRLINEKSPYLLQHAHNPVDWFPWGEEAFEKAKRENKPVLVSIGYSTCHWCHVMAHESFEDEEIARLLNERFVAIKVDREERPDVDSVYMRICQLMTGQGGWPLNVFITPDQKPFYAGTYFPKTSKFNRPGFVDVLEHLSETFANDREHVEDIAENAAKHLQTKTAAKTGEGLSESAIHRTFQQLASGFDTIYGGFGQAPKFPMPHMLMYLLRYDHNTGQENALYNVTKTLDSMANGGIYDHIGYGFARYSTDDEWLVPHFEKMLYDNALLLTAYTEAYQVTQNSRYKEICEQIITFIQREMTHEDGSFFSALDADTEGEEGKYYVWSKEEILKTLGDDLGTLYCQVYDITEEGNFEGKNIPNLIHTKREQIKEDAGLTEKELSLKLEDARQQLLKTREERTYPHVDDKVLTSWNALMIAGLAKAAKVYQEPKYLSLAKDAITFIENKLIIDGRVMVRYRDGEVKNKGFIDDYAFLLWAYLDLYEASFDLSYLQKAKKLTDDMISLFWDEEHGGFYFTGHDAEALIVREKEVYDGAVPSGNSVAAVQLLRLGQVTGDLSLIEKAETMFSVFKPDIEAYPSGHAFFMQSVLRHLMPKKEIVIFGSADDPARKQIIAELQKAFKPNDSILVAEQPEQCKDIAPFAADYRIIDGKTTVYICENFACQQPTTNIEEAIHTLISSRD, from the coding sequence ATGCCAAACAAAAGTAAACCCAATAGATTAATCAATGAGAAATCACCATATTTACTCCAACACGCCCACAACCCTGTGGACTGGTTCCCGTGGGGAGAAGAAGCTTTTGAAAAAGCAAAACGCGAAAACAAGCCGGTTCTGGTCAGCATCGGTTATTCGACTTGTCATTGGTGCCACGTGATGGCCCACGAAAGCTTTGAAGACGAAGAAATCGCGCGTCTTCTCAATGAACGGTTTGTGGCGATTAAAGTCGACCGGGAAGAGCGGCCTGATGTGGATTCTGTTTATATGAGAATCTGCCAGCTGATGACCGGGCAGGGCGGCTGGCCGCTGAATGTGTTTATCACGCCTGATCAAAAGCCGTTTTACGCGGGTACATATTTTCCAAAGACGAGCAAATTCAATCGTCCCGGTTTTGTTGATGTGCTTGAGCATCTGTCTGAGACGTTTGCGAACGACCGCGAGCATGTCGAGGATATTGCGGAGAACGCCGCTAAACATTTGCAGACCAAAACAGCTGCAAAAACTGGTGAGGGCCTTAGCGAATCAGCGATTCACCGGACATTCCAGCAGCTTGCCAGCGGGTTTGACACGATCTACGGCGGTTTCGGGCAGGCACCGAAATTTCCAATGCCTCATATGCTGATGTATTTGCTACGTTATGATCACAATACAGGGCAGGAGAACGCTCTATACAACGTGACGAAAACATTGGACAGCATGGCGAATGGCGGCATTTACGATCATATCGGCTATGGGTTCGCCCGCTATTCGACCGATGACGAGTGGCTCGTTCCCCACTTTGAAAAAATGCTGTACGACAATGCGCTGCTGCTGACCGCTTATACAGAAGCCTATCAGGTCACGCAAAACAGCCGCTATAAAGAGATTTGTGAGCAGATCATTACGTTCATTCAGAGGGAAATGACTCATGAAGACGGAAGCTTTTTCTCGGCTTTGGACGCGGACACAGAAGGAGAAGAAGGAAAGTACTACGTGTGGTCAAAGGAAGAGATTCTAAAAACGCTCGGGGACGATCTCGGAACGCTGTATTGCCAAGTGTATGACATCACTGAAGAAGGAAACTTTGAAGGCAAAAATATTCCTAACCTCATTCACACAAAGCGAGAACAAATCAAAGAGGATGCCGGGTTAACCGAAAAAGAGCTCAGTCTCAAACTCGAAGACGCAAGACAGCAGCTCTTGAAGACACGCGAGGAAAGAACCTATCCGCATGTCGATGATAAAGTGCTTACCTCATGGAACGCGCTGATGATCGCGGGTCTTGCGAAAGCGGCAAAGGTATACCAGGAGCCGAAATATCTCAGCCTAGCGAAAGACGCCATCACATTTATTGAAAACAAATTAATCATCGACGGCCGTGTGATGGTCCGATATCGTGATGGCGAAGTGAAAAACAAAGGCTTTATCGACGATTACGCTTTTCTCCTATGGGCTTATCTGGATCTCTATGAAGCTTCGTTTGATCTTTCTTATTTACAAAAAGCGAAGAAACTGACAGACGATATGATCAGCTTATTTTGGGATGAGGAGCATGGCGGATTCTACTTCACCGGACACGATGCAGAAGCCTTAATCGTACGGGAAAAAGAAGTGTACGACGGCGCCGTGCCTTCAGGAAACAGTGTGGCAGCTGTTCAGCTGCTGCGTCTCGGGCAAGTCACAGGCGACTTATCACTGATCGAAAAAGCGGAAACAATGTTTTCCGTGTTCAAGCCAGACATAGAAGCGTATCCGAGCGGCCATGCTTTCTTTATGCAAAGTGTGTTAAGGCATCTGATGCCTAAAAAAGAAATCGTGATTTTTGGCAGCGCAGACGATCCAGCCAGAAAACAAATTATAGCGGAGCTTCAAAAAGCCTTTAAGCCCAACGACTCCATTCTGGTGGCAGAGCAGCCCGAGCAATGCAAAGACATTGCGCCATTTGCAGCAGACTACCGCATCATAGACGGCAAAACAACCGTTTATATTTGTGAAAACTTCGCCTGCCAGCAACCGACAACAAATATTGAAGAAGCGATCCACACATTAATAAGCAGCAGGGATTAA
- the yyaO gene encoding hypothetical protein (Evidence 4: Unknown function but conserved in other organisms), which produces MPNKSKPNRLIAEKSPYLLQHAHNPVDWFPWGEEAFAKAKRENKPVLVSIGYSTTCHWWPGIIKSCGTPLKDNRSHFKR; this is translated from the coding sequence ATGCCAAATAAAAGTAAACCCAATAGATTAATCGCTGAAAAGTCTCCTTATTTACTCCAACACGCCCACAACCCTGTGGACTGGTTCCCGTGGGGAGAAGAAGCATTTGCAAAAGCAAAACGCGAAAACAAGCCGGTTCTGGTCAGCATCGGTTATTCGACGACTTGTCATTGGTGGCCTGGGATAATCAAATCGTGTGGAACTCCATTAAAAGATAACAGAAGCCATTTTAAACGATAA
- the yybA gene encoding transcriptional regulator (MarR family, polyamine export and degradation) (Evidence 2b: Function from indirect experimental evidences (e.g. phenotypes); PubMedId: 23504016; Product type r: regulator), whose amino-acid sequence MNDILREIGMIARALDSISNIEFKDLDLTRGQYLYLVRIYENPGIIQEKLAEMIKVDRTTAARAIKKLEMQGFIQKLPDEQNKKIKKLFPTEKGKKVYPLLRREGEHSTEVALSGFTSEEKETISALLHRVRKNIERDWEYVKKGNKRDY is encoded by the coding sequence ATGAATGATATTTTGCGTGAGATCGGCATGATAGCAAGAGCGTTGGATTCCATAAGCAACATCGAATTTAAAGATTTAGACTTAACAAGAGGGCAGTATCTCTATCTCGTGCGTATATACGAAAATCCGGGAATTATTCAAGAAAAATTGGCGGAAATGATAAAAGTGGACCGGACAACGGCCGCGCGGGCCATTAAGAAGCTGGAAATGCAGGGATTTATTCAAAAACTGCCGGATGAGCAAAATAAAAAAATAAAAAAACTGTTCCCGACTGAGAAAGGGAAAAAGGTATATCCATTGTTAAGAAGAGAAGGAGAACATTCCACGGAAGTGGCCTTGTCCGGTTTTACTTCAGAGGAAAAGGAAACCATTTCTGCACTCCTTCATAGAGTGAGGAAGAATATAGAACGTGATTGGGAATATGTGAAGAAGGGGAACAAAAGGGATTATTAA
- the tetL gene encoding tetracycline resistance leader peptide (Evidence 1a: Function from experimental evidences in the studied strain; PubMedId: 14636065, 17015648; Product type t: transporter), translated as MKCNKMNRVQLKEGSVSMTL; from the coding sequence ATGAAGTGCAATAAAATGAACAGGGTACAATTAAAAGAGGGAAGCGTATCAATGACCCTATAA
- the yyaN gene encoding putative transcriptional regulator (MerR family) (Evidence 3: Putative function from multiple computational evidences; PubMedId: 11948146, 14663075; Product type r: regulator) yields the protein MLLYSISKAAEKTSISSYTLRYYEKIGLLPPPKRKNSGRRFYTETDIQFMLFLKSLKETGMSLEDINEFVKDGCILEKINSDVKSAQLSPSINKRIEILTKHLEKMEIKKRELEEVISTTKGKLDTYYSILKEEVENK from the coding sequence ATGTTGTTGTATTCCATTAGTAAAGCTGCTGAGAAGACTAGTATTAGTTCGTATACATTAAGATATTACGAAAAGATTGGGTTACTTCCACCACCAAAACGAAAAAACAGTGGAAGGCGTTTTTATACGGAGACTGATATTCAGTTCATGTTATTCCTGAAAAGTTTAAAGGAAACAGGTATGTCTTTGGAGGATATTAATGAGTTTGTCAAAGACGGATGCATTTTGGAAAAAATCAATTCGGATGTTAAATCGGCACAACTCTCCCCATCTATAAATAAACGTATTGAGATTTTAACCAAGCACTTAGAGAAAATGGAAATTAAAAAAAGGGAGCTGGAAGAAGTGATTTCTACTACAAAAGGAAAACTGGATACATATTATTCAATTTTGAAAGAGGAAGTGGAAAACAAATGA
- the yyaK gene encoding putative integral inner membrane protease (Evidence 3: Putative function from multiple computational evidences; PubMedId: 11343912, 15849754, 16850406; Product type e: enzyme) has protein sequence MNSFIRPIEGNNTLWRYFFAFLVMVGLYVLGNIAYLFAILFTVIVNPNITFDLDEAVLSDPLVDLYLSHVIYLFAIPGVWLAVRFILKRPFRTVITPNSKMNWRRISFGFIAYFLLMIAVQLIDFVIHPDSYSMQEFNASRFIWLLAAALILVPIQTSAEELFFRGFLLQAFGRLTKNPLFLTLIVGGLFGVLHFANPEMNNGAVWAGIEYLTFGFVWTYYTIKTGSIEISLGAHAANNMFLCMFITEKNSVYGGIPSLFTVTRGNPMWEAFFTIAVNLVFAGIALWYHKKSKSKQQGS, from the coding sequence ATGAATTCATTTATCCGTCCTATAGAAGGAAACAATACGTTGTGGAGATATTTTTTCGCTTTTTTGGTGATGGTAGGGTTATATGTATTAGGGAATATAGCTTACCTTTTCGCTATATTGTTCACGGTTATTGTGAATCCCAATATCACGTTTGATTTGGATGAAGCTGTGCTGAGTGATCCCCTCGTAGATCTTTATTTGTCCCATGTGATTTATTTATTCGCCATTCCGGGAGTTTGGCTGGCTGTGCGCTTTATTTTGAAGCGGCCTTTCCGAACGGTGATAACACCAAATTCAAAGATGAATTGGCGGAGAATTTCCTTTGGTTTTATTGCTTATTTCTTGCTAATGATCGCCGTACAATTGATTGATTTTGTGATTCATCCTGATAGCTATTCAATGCAAGAGTTTAATGCATCACGATTTATCTGGCTGCTAGCGGCTGCCCTCATTTTGGTTCCGATTCAGACATCAGCTGAGGAACTATTTTTCAGGGGATTTTTGCTTCAAGCTTTCGGGAGATTGACGAAAAATCCTCTATTTTTGACACTGATTGTCGGAGGATTGTTTGGCGTATTGCATTTTGCGAATCCAGAAATGAACAATGGCGCTGTCTGGGCAGGAATTGAGTACTTAACATTTGGGTTTGTGTGGACGTATTACACGATTAAAACTGGGAGCATCGAAATATCACTTGGCGCCCATGCCGCGAATAATATGTTTTTGTGTATGTTTATTACAGAAAAAAACAGTGTGTATGGAGGAATTCCTTCTCTGTTTACCGTTACGCGGGGGAACCCGATGTGGGAGGCTTTCTTTACGATAGCGGTCAACCTTGTGTTTGCGGGGATCGCTTTATGGTACCATAAGAAATCAAAAAGTAAGCAGCAAGGGTCTTAA
- the yyaT gene encoding putative acetyltransferase (polyamine degradation) (Evidence 3: Putative function from multiple computational evidences; PubMedId: 23944997; Product type e: enzyme), producing MNIKRITTEADLHEALKIRRGVFIEEQHVSEADEFDEFDTLQEQCQHILVYHENQPVGTGRARIVGHTAKLERICILKPYRKYGLGKIIVSGLEEIMKEKGLTSYKLHGQTQAAGFYQKLGYQISSQEFMEDGIPHVLMTKEISRNIT from the coding sequence ATGAATATAAAAAGAATAACAACTGAAGCTGATTTACATGAAGCTTTAAAGATTAGAAGAGGCGTTTTCATTGAGGAGCAACATGTGTCTGAAGCCGATGAGTTCGATGAATTTGATACGCTTCAGGAACAATGCCAGCATATCTTGGTATATCATGAGAATCAGCCTGTCGGCACCGGACGCGCGCGCATCGTTGGCCATACAGCAAAGCTGGAAAGAATCTGCATCCTAAAACCTTACCGTAAGTACGGATTGGGGAAGATCATCGTAAGCGGGTTAGAGGAAATCATGAAAGAAAAAGGACTGACTTCATATAAGCTGCATGGTCAAACACAAGCGGCAGGCTTTTATCAAAAACTGGGCTACCAGATTTCTTCACAGGAATTTATGGAGGACGGCATCCCTCACGTCTTGATGACAAAAGAAATATCGCGGAATATAACATGA
- the yyaS gene encoding putative integral inner membrane protein (Evidence 3: Putative function from multiple computational evidences; PubMedId: 15849754, 16850406, 23504016; Product type m: membrane component), whose translation MKYMYYGIGILILSLGISLTIQSGLGTSPFDALLVGLSKKIGLTVGSWEVLISVILLICNAILTRKKPILLGLITAFITGIGIDLWLFVVKNTIYLNSLLSKLICFGIGLVLIGLGTAIYLQTKFASTPIDHLTLIIRDLSKRTILFSRTLVYALFLVLAIIFKGPIGIGTLLTVCLGGMLLHVFMPIVERHFLSKNRRGY comes from the coding sequence ATGAAATATATGTATTACGGAATAGGCATACTCATATTAAGTTTGGGCATTTCCTTAACCATACAATCAGGACTGGGCACATCACCCTTCGATGCCCTTTTGGTTGGTCTGTCAAAAAAAATCGGTCTTACCGTAGGAAGCTGGGAGGTCCTTATTTCTGTGATCCTCTTAATCTGCAACGCTATATTAACGAGAAAAAAACCTATTTTGCTGGGCTTGATTACAGCATTCATTACTGGAATAGGCATTGACCTATGGTTGTTTGTTGTAAAAAACACCATCTATCTAAACTCGTTGTTAAGCAAACTGATTTGTTTTGGAATTGGTTTGGTGCTCATCGGTCTTGGAACAGCCATCTATCTTCAGACGAAATTCGCATCAACACCGATCGATCATTTAACACTTATTATCCGAGATCTCTCCAAAAGAACAATATTGTTTTCAAGGACATTGGTATACGCTCTTTTCTTAGTATTAGCCATCATCTTTAAAGGCCCTATCGGCATCGGAACTCTTTTAACGGTTTGTTTGGGAGGAATGCTCCTTCACGTTTTTATGCCTATTGTGGAAAGACATTTCTTATCAAAGAATAGAAGAGGTTATTAA
- the tetB gene encoding multifunctional tetracycline-metal/H+ antiporter and Na+(K+)/H+ antiporter (Evidence 1a: Function from experimental evidences in the studied strain; PubMedId: 7961647, 14636065, 15849754, 16850406, 17015648, 25954268; Product type t : transporter) — translation MNTSYSQSTLRHNQVLIWLCVLSFFSVLNEMVLNVSLPDIANEFNKLPASANWVNTAFMLTFSIGTALYGKLSDQLGIKNLLLFGIMVNGLGSIIGFVGHSFFPILILARFIQGIGAAAFPALVMVVVARYIPKENRGKAFGLIGSLVAMGEGVGPAIGGMVAHYIHWSYLLLIPTATIITVPFLIKLLKKEERIRGHIDMAGIILMSAGIVFFMLFTTSYRFSFLIISILAFFIFVQHIRKAQDPFVDPELGKNVFFVIGTLCGGLIFGTVAGFVSMVPYMMKDVHHLSTAAIGSGIIFPGTMSVIIFGYIGGLLVDRKGSLYVLTIGSALLSSGFLIAAFFIDAAPWIMTIIVIFVFGGLSFTKTVISTVVSSSLKEKEAGAGMSLLNFTSFLSEGTGIAIVGGLLSIGFLDHRLLPIDVDHSTYLYSNMLILFAGIIVICWLVILNVYKRSRRHG, via the coding sequence GTGAATACGTCTTATTCACAGTCAACTTTACGGCACAATCAAGTTTTGATTTGGCTTTGTGTTCTATCATTTTTCAGCGTATTAAATGAAATGGTTCTGAACGTCTCATTACCTGATATTGCCAACGAGTTTAATAAACTGCCAGCAAGTGCAAACTGGGTGAATACAGCCTTTATGTTAACCTTCTCCATTGGAACAGCTCTATATGGAAAGCTATCAGACCAGCTGGGCATCAAAAATCTGCTTCTATTTGGGATTATGGTAAATGGCTTAGGGTCGATCATTGGATTTGTTGGACACTCTTTCTTTCCTATTCTCATTCTAGCCCGATTTATTCAAGGAATTGGTGCAGCCGCATTCCCAGCTCTTGTGATGGTTGTCGTTGCGCGCTATATTCCAAAAGAGAACAGGGGGAAAGCATTTGGCCTGATCGGGTCCCTGGTAGCAATGGGAGAAGGTGTTGGGCCAGCTATTGGCGGAATGGTTGCTCATTATATCCATTGGTCGTATTTGCTGCTTATTCCAACTGCAACAATTATCACCGTTCCATTCCTTATAAAATTGTTGAAAAAGGAAGAGAGAATAAGAGGACACATTGATATGGCAGGGATTATATTGATGTCTGCAGGTATCGTATTTTTTATGCTGTTTACAACATCTTATAGATTTTCTTTTCTGATCATCAGTATCCTTGCTTTCTTCATATTTGTGCAACACATTAGGAAAGCTCAGGACCCTTTTGTTGACCCTGAATTAGGGAAAAACGTCTTTTTTGTGATTGGAACCCTTTGCGGAGGACTAATATTTGGTACAGTAGCAGGATTTGTCTCTATGGTTCCTTACATGATGAAAGATGTTCACCATTTAAGTACTGCAGCAATTGGAAGCGGCATTATTTTCCCCGGAACAATGAGTGTCATCATCTTTGGTTACATTGGGGGATTGCTTGTTGATCGGAAAGGTTCCTTGTATGTACTAACTATTGGAAGTGCATTGCTTTCTTCCGGCTTTTTAATCGCTGCCTTTTTTATAGATGCAGCACCATGGATCATGACAATTATAGTAATTTTTGTTTTTGGGGGGCTATCTTTCACAAAAACAGTTATATCTACAGTTGTGTCTAGCAGTTTGAAAGAAAAGGAAGCGGGCGCTGGAATGAGTTTGCTTAATTTCACGAGCTTTTTATCAGAGGGAACGGGTATTGCGATTGTAGGCGGTTTATTATCTATCGGCTTCCTAGATCATAGGCTGCTGCCTATTGACGTTGATCACTCTACCTATTTGTATAGCAATATGCTCATACTTTTTGCAGGAATCATTGTTATTTGTTGGCTAGTAATCTTGAATGTATATAAACGTTCGCGGAGACATGGCTAA
- the yyaQ gene encoding hypothetical protein (Evidence 4: Unknown function but conserved in other organisms) produces MLTREDIFKHVKEKYGTSPDYPWEKYPNYASLRHTSNKKWYGLIMNVLPEKLGLDGHGEIDILNLKCPPEISDRLRNGENILPGYHMDKEHWISIVLERTDPEGEIYNLIEQSFHLTK; encoded by the coding sequence ATGTTAACAAGAGAAGATATCTTTAAACACGTCAAAGAAAAATACGGTACATCGCCTGATTACCCGTGGGAGAAATACCCAAACTATGCTTCTTTGAGACATACATCAAACAAAAAATGGTACGGTCTTATCATGAATGTTCTCCCAGAAAAATTAGGCTTGGATGGTCATGGCGAAATAGATATTCTAAATCTAAAATGTCCCCCTGAAATAAGTGATCGCTTAAGAAACGGGGAAAATATCTTACCCGGATATCATATGGATAAGGAACATTGGATTTCAATTGTTTTAGAACGGACAGATCCAGAAGGCGAAATCTATAACTTAATCGAGCAGAGCTTTCATTTAACCAAGTGA
- the yyaM gene encoding putative efflux transporter (Evidence 3: Putative function from multiple computational evidences; PubMedId: 15849754, 16850406; Product type t: transporter), whose translation MKHLNIYIMLLGFSIFTGATFNLAKYTVGYFSPSSSAAWRFGLAAAVMLIILIFTEGIKKSQLRKNAVSYIVLGIIGIFGFNALFFVGLKYTSPVNGALIMGLNPLLTAILARIILKDNMTKKQVLGIFFAFIGVLLVITQGSIETIKTLSISGGDLIIFTGNVCWALYGVLGRRFVKDGTPLSTTTYTMVIGAVSLIVVSLFTSKPVSLSNIPIGVWGAIAFMAFFTSVLGYLWWNQGIKEIGASKTSLFFNLVPVVTMIISFAVGTPIKVFQVIGAVLVILGVLTASGVIRIPKYNTKEQSAI comes from the coding sequence ATGAAACATTTAAATATATACATAATGTTACTTGGCTTCTCTATTTTCACGGGAGCTACTTTTAATCTTGCAAAATATACAGTTGGATATTTTTCTCCATCGTCTTCTGCGGCATGGCGTTTCGGTTTAGCGGCTGCAGTGATGCTCATCATTTTGATTTTTACTGAAGGTATAAAGAAGAGTCAATTACGGAAAAACGCCGTTTCATACATTGTTCTTGGAATTATAGGAATCTTTGGATTTAATGCCTTGTTTTTTGTTGGTTTAAAATATACATCTCCCGTTAACGGAGCATTAATAATGGGGCTGAATCCTTTATTAACAGCAATTCTCGCTCGAATTATCTTAAAGGACAACATGACAAAAAAACAAGTACTCGGCATATTCTTTGCATTCATCGGTGTATTGTTAGTCATTACACAAGGTTCTATCGAAACCATTAAAACCTTATCAATTTCAGGAGGAGACTTAATAATCTTTACAGGTAACGTTTGTTGGGCACTTTATGGCGTACTTGGACGTCGGTTTGTAAAGGATGGTACACCGCTATCTACAACCACTTATACGATGGTTATTGGTGCTGTTAGTTTAATAGTAGTTTCCTTATTTACATCCAAACCTGTTTCTTTATCGAACATCCCGATTGGAGTTTGGGGGGCAATTGCTTTTATGGCTTTTTTTACAAGTGTTTTGGGTTACCTATGGTGGAATCAGGGGATTAAAGAGATTGGAGCTAGTAAAACATCTTTATTTTTCAACCTTGTTCCCGTTGTAACGATGATTATTTCATTTGCCGTTGGAACACCAATAAAGGTATTTCAAGTTATTGGGGCTGTGCTAGTTATATTAGGCGTTTTAACCGCTTCGGGGGTAATACGTATTCCTAAGTACAATACTAAAGAACAGTCAGCTATATAA